The DNA region GGGCCACATGCGGCCCACACAACCAAGATTCAGGACAGGCACTGAGATTGATTCGGCATGCCTGCCGCAAGATCCGCCGATCCGCGCGGACGCCGGCTCCCGTGGCCGTTCGCCATAGCGGCAACTCCGCCCTATGGACGCGGAGCAGGCAGGATCACATGGAGGAGGATGACGAGCCACGCGATGACCGCCAGCGCGTGATCACGGGCACGCAGGACGCCCTACAGATCGCAAGCTACGGACCTGCTCGCGTTCACGACCTACCCGCGGGGAATCTGGAAGCAGATCTGGTCGTCCAACCCGCCGGAACGACTGAACAAGGAAATTCGCCACCGCACCGACGTCGTCGGGATCTTCCCCGACCGTGACGCCATCATACGGCTCGTCGGCGCCGTCCTCGCCGAACAACACGACGAGTGGATCGAAACCCACCGCTACTTCGGCCTTGAAATCCTCGCGAAAATCGACGCCACGAACAAGAACTCCGACACACCCGAGATCAGTGTGGCACCCGGGGCGCTCACCGCATAACCTTCAACCAGGAGCGCGCGGCGTCACTCTCTGTACACCACCCCCGTGGACGTGACCCCCGACGGCTCACCTGAGGGAGCCGAAGTTAGGGTTCCCTGTATGTCGGAGATCATGGGGACCGTGCGGGAGCTCGTGGACCGAGCAGCCATCCTTGATGTGGTTATCGCCTACGCGACGACGCTGGACACCAGGGACTGGGAAGCGCTCGGCGGGTTGTTCACCGAGGATGCGCGATGGGAATACCGAGCGTCCGGGGAGCAGGTACACGGCCCCCAGGCGATCGTGGCCCGGATCAGGCCAGCCCTGGAACACCTTGATGCCACCCAGCATCTCAACGGCAATCACGTCATCACGGTCCACGGCGACGAGGCAGAGCACACTTGCTACTACCATGCCCAGCACGTCCGTCGCGGCCTGCCCGACGGTGAACTCTTCCTTGGGGCCGGCCGCTACGACGACCGCCTGCG from Parafrankia discariae includes:
- a CDS encoding nuclear transport factor 2 family protein — translated: MSEIMGTVRELVDRAAILDVVIAYATTLDTRDWEALGGLFTEDARWEYRASGEQVHGPQAIVARIRPALEHLDATQHLNGNHVITVHGDEAEHTCYYHAQHVRRGLPDGELFLGAGRYDDRLRRTPDGWRLTDRVLTSIWSEGNPAVLQRL